The [Pseudomonas] carboxydohydrogena genome includes a window with the following:
- a CDS encoding IS1595 family transposase: MAQKISNVRAFQKRFPDEDSCLNHLMRSRFGERFTCFKCQKEATYYRVKNRRAFECEHCGYQVYPTAGTPFEKTRTSLRDWFYVMFLFCTTRNGVAAKEVERQLGVTYKTAWRMCHLIRLYMGYVDGDYPMGGLGKTVEADETFIGGRDKMGKDDKAIVMGMVERGGDVVTRVVQARTKAHIIPHIVRFVKEGSRIHTDEASNFKLLKERYGYDHEMVDHSAKEYVRGDVHTNSIESFWSQVKRGISGTYVWVSKKHLQLYLREFEYRHNLRRQPALMFELLLQAFPKVRVE; this comes from the coding sequence ATGGCTCAGAAGATTTCTAACGTTCGGGCATTCCAGAAGCGGTTTCCCGACGAGGATTCTTGTCTCAATCACCTGATGCGCTCTCGTTTTGGCGAGCGGTTCACCTGCTTCAAGTGCCAGAAAGAGGCGACCTATTATCGCGTGAAGAACCGCCGCGCTTTCGAGTGCGAGCATTGCGGCTATCAGGTCTATCCGACCGCAGGCACCCCGTTTGAGAAGACGCGCACAAGTCTGCGCGACTGGTTCTATGTGATGTTTCTCTTCTGCACGACGCGCAACGGCGTGGCGGCGAAGGAGGTCGAGCGTCAGCTAGGCGTGACCTACAAGACGGCATGGCGCATGTGCCACCTGATCCGCCTCTACATGGGCTATGTGGACGGCGACTATCCGATGGGTGGCCTGGGCAAGACAGTTGAGGCCGACGAGACTTTCATCGGCGGGCGCGACAAGATGGGCAAGGACGACAAAGCTATCGTCATGGGCATGGTTGAGCGCGGTGGTGACGTTGTTACCCGCGTTGTGCAGGCTCGCACTAAGGCTCACATCATCCCACACATTGTGCGTTTTGTGAAAGAAGGCTCGCGCATCCACACGGACGAAGCGTCAAACTTCAAACTGTTGAAAGAGCGTTACGGCTACGATCACGAAATGGTCGATCATTCAGCCAAGGAATACGTTCGCGGTGATGTTCACACCAACTCAATCGAGTCGTTCTGGTCGCAAGTTAAGAGGGGTATTTCGGGGACTTACGTTTGGGTTTCGAAGAAGCACTTGCAGCTTTACCTGCGCGAGTTCGAGTATCGCCATAACTTGCGCCGTCAGCCTGCTTTGATGTTTGAGCTTCTTTTGCAGGCTTTTCCGAAGGTACGGGTTGAGTAG
- a CDS encoding SRPBCC family protein, which yields MSVMANPLPVAERELVVTRTFDAPRDLVFSLWTDPKHAMHWWGPTHHPAVEMHMDVRVGGKWRNCLKSVEDGIEIWQHGVFREVVPPSRLVFTFTWETNRFLEHPNIETLVTVTFEDDNGGTLMTLRQSPFHAIGDRDGHGEGWNSTFDRLADYAAQMVSGGA from the coding sequence ATGTCAGTCATGGCCAATCCGCTTCCCGTCGCCGAGCGCGAGCTGGTCGTCACCCGCACGTTCGATGCGCCGCGCGATCTCGTGTTCAGTCTCTGGACCGATCCGAAGCACGCGATGCACTGGTGGGGGCCGACCCATCACCCGGCGGTCGAGATGCACATGGATGTCCGCGTCGGCGGCAAGTGGCGCAATTGTCTGAAGTCGGTGGAGGACGGCATCGAGATCTGGCAGCACGGCGTCTTCCGGGAGGTCGTGCCGCCGTCGAGGCTGGTGTTCACCTTCACATGGGAGACGAACCGCTTTCTCGAACACCCGAATATCGAAACGCTAGTGACCGTGACGTTCGAGGATGACAACGGTGGGACTTTGATGACGCTGCGGCAGTCGCCGTTCCATGCCATCGGCGATCGTGACGGGCATGGCGAAGGCTGGAATTCGACCTTCGACCGTCTGGCCGATTATGCCGCGCAGATGGTTTCTGGCGGCGCATAA
- a CDS encoding VOC family protein yields the protein MMSNLFPCLWFKSEAEEALRYYVSIIRNSSMENVHRAGEVGPFSKDAVISVTAILDGQRVLALNGNPQFQFSPATSLVALCDTQAEIDDYWDKLGAGGQTMACGWLTDKYGVTWQVAPRIFPKLWSGDQASTDRVMSTMMGMVKLDIAGLQKAFDGQ from the coding sequence ATGATGTCAAATCTGTTTCCCTGCCTGTGGTTCAAGTCGGAAGCCGAGGAGGCGTTGCGGTATTACGTTTCCATCATCCGCAATTCGAGCATGGAGAACGTGCATCGCGCGGGCGAGGTCGGGCCGTTCTCGAAAGACGCGGTGATTTCCGTCACCGCCATACTCGACGGCCAGCGCGTGCTTGCGCTCAACGGCAATCCGCAATTCCAGTTCAGCCCGGCGACCTCACTGGTGGCGCTGTGCGATACGCAGGCGGAGATCGACGACTATTGGGACAAGCTCGGCGCGGGCGGCCAGACCATGGCCTGCGGCTGGCTGACGGACAAATACGGCGTCACCTGGCAAGTCGCGCCGCGTATTTTTCCGAAGCTGTGGAGCGGCGATCAGGCCTCCACCGACCGCGTGATGTCAACGATGATGGGTATGGTCAAACTCGACATCGCCGGCCTGCAAAAAGCCTTTGACGGTCAATAA
- a CDS encoding VOC family protein, whose product MKINPYLFFNGQCEEAVKFYAKVLGGKIELMLPYKDMPGDEKPPAEFANHIMHARMSVGDQVILASDAGPGRYNKPQGFDVSLNVDTVEEAERIFKGLSEGAQSIGMPLGETFWAERFGAFVDKFGTNWMVNCNKPM is encoded by the coding sequence ATGAAGATCAATCCCTATCTGTTTTTCAACGGCCAGTGCGAGGAAGCAGTCAAGTTTTATGCAAAGGTGCTCGGCGGAAAGATCGAGTTGATGCTGCCCTACAAGGATATGCCCGGCGATGAAAAGCCCCCGGCGGAATTCGCCAACCACATCATGCATGCCCGCATGTCGGTCGGCGATCAGGTCATCCTGGCCTCCGATGCCGGACCCGGCCGCTACAACAAGCCGCAGGGTTTCGACGTCAGTCTGAATGTCGACACGGTGGAGGAGGCCGAGCGGATTTTCAAAGGGCTGTCGGAGGGCGCTCAATCCATCGGGATGCCGCTTGGCGAGACGTTCTGGGCGGAGCGGTTCGGTGCGTTCGTGGACAAGTTCGGCACCAACTGGATGGTCAACTGCAACAAGCCGATGTGA
- the recA gene encoding recombinase RecA, producing the protein MAPAALRIVEGTSMDKTKALTAALSQIERQFGKGSVMRLGKADRSMDIEVISSGSLGLDIALGVGGLPKGRIVEIYGPESSGKTTLALHTVAEAQKKGGTCAFIDAEHALDPVYARKLGVNVDELLISQPDHGEQALEIADTLVRSGAVDVLIIDSVAALVPRAELEGEMGDALPGLQARLMSQALRKLTASINKSNTMVIFINQIRMKIGVMYGSPETTTGGNALKFYASVRLDIRRIGAIKERDEVIGNSTRVKVVKNKLAPPFKQVEFDIMYGEGVSKMGEILDLGVKAGIVEKSGAWFSYDSQRLGQGRENSKAFLRENPDMTAKIEAAIRQNSGLIAEQILAGKPESDEGEDAED; encoded by the coding sequence ATGGCCCCAGCCGCCCTGCGTATCGTTGAAGGAACGTCGATGGACAAGACCAAGGCCCTGACGGCCGCGCTGTCGCAGATCGAGCGCCAGTTCGGCAAAGGCTCGGTGATGCGGCTCGGCAAGGCCGACCGTTCCATGGACATCGAGGTGATCTCCTCGGGCTCGCTCGGGCTCGACATCGCGCTCGGCGTCGGCGGCCTGCCGAAGGGACGCATCGTCGAGATTTACGGCCCGGAATCCTCCGGCAAGACCACGCTGGCGCTGCATACGGTGGCCGAGGCCCAGAAAAAGGGCGGCACCTGCGCCTTCATCGACGCCGAACACGCGCTCGACCCGGTCTATGCCCGCAAGCTCGGCGTCAATGTCGATGAATTGCTGATTTCCCAACCCGACCATGGCGAGCAGGCGCTCGAGATCGCCGATACGCTGGTGCGCTCCGGCGCGGTGGACGTGCTGATTATCGACTCGGTCGCAGCATTGGTGCCGCGCGCCGAACTCGAGGGCGAGATGGGCGACGCGCTGCCCGGTTTGCAGGCGCGGCTGATGAGCCAGGCGCTGCGCAAGCTGACGGCGTCCATCAACAAGTCGAACACCATGGTGATCTTCATCAACCAGATCCGCATGAAGATCGGTGTGATGTACGGCTCGCCGGAAACCACCACCGGCGGCAACGCCCTGAAATTCTACGCCTCCGTCCGTCTCGACATCCGCCGTATCGGCGCGATCAAGGAGCGCGACGAGGTGATCGGCAATTCCACCCGCGTCAAGGTGGTGAAGAACAAGCTCGCGCCACCCTTCAAGCAGGTCGAGTTCGACATCATGTATGGCGAAGGCGTCTCCAAGATGGGCGAAATCCTCGATCTCGGCGTCAAGGCCGGCATCGTCGAGAAGTCCGGCGCCTGGTTCTCCTATGACAGCCAGCGCCTCGGGCAGGGCCGCGAGAACTCCAAGGCGTTCCTGCGCGAAAACCCGGACATGACCGCGAAGATCGAGGCCGCCATCCGGCAGAATTCGGGTCTGATCGCCGAGCAGATTCTCGCGGGCAAGCCGGAGAGTGATGAGGGCGAGGACGCGGAGGACTGA
- a CDS encoding DsbA family oxidoreductase — protein MASSHPLQIDVVSDVVCPWCYIGKRRLERALALAPDVAVEVNWRPFFLNPWVPREGMSREEYLVTKFGSVEAYKGIAGRVQEAAAEEGLQYNPERVQRQPNTIDCHRLIHWAATSGAAAAMKQKLMELYFRDGGDLTKPAVLVQAAAGVGLDAHEIRARLGTDADVDLISSQAREASSKGIGSVPTYVFARQYAISGAQPPEQLAAAIRQLAAETSGSV, from the coding sequence ATGGCTTCATCCCATCCGCTTCAGATCGATGTCGTCTCCGATGTCGTTTGCCCATGGTGCTACATCGGCAAGCGTCGGCTGGAGCGCGCATTGGCGCTCGCCCCGGATGTCGCCGTCGAGGTGAACTGGCGGCCGTTCTTCCTCAACCCATGGGTGCCGCGCGAAGGTATGTCGCGCGAGGAATATCTCGTCACCAAATTCGGATCGGTCGAGGCTTACAAGGGCATTGCCGGCCGTGTCCAGGAAGCGGCGGCGGAGGAGGGGTTGCAGTACAATCCCGAACGCGTGCAGCGCCAGCCGAACACCATCGACTGCCATCGGCTGATCCATTGGGCGGCAACGTCCGGCGCGGCGGCGGCCATGAAACAGAAATTGATGGAGCTTTATTTCCGCGACGGCGGCGATCTGACGAAACCGGCTGTGCTGGTGCAGGCGGCGGCCGGTGTAGGGCTCGATGCGCATGAGATACGCGCGCGCCTTGGCACCGATGCGGATGTCGATCTCATCTCATCGCAGGCGCGTGAGGCCTCAAGCAAGGGCATCGGCAGCGTGCCGACCTATGTGTTCGCGCGGCAATACGCCATTTCCGGCGCGCAGCCACCCGAGCAACTGGCGGCGGCGATCCGTCAGCTTGCCGCGGAGACAAGCGGCTCGGTCTGA
- the crcB gene encoding fluoride efflux transporter CrcB — protein sequence MNWIFILAVALGGAIGSVMRYLVGIGAGRAFGTDFPWGTLIINITGSFVMGVFAGLFAVRWNLPQAARIFLTVGICGGYTTFSTFSLDTFYLIERGELAATAAYMAGSALLSVGALVAAMHLVRGMG from the coding sequence GTGAACTGGATTTTTATTCTGGCGGTGGCGCTCGGCGGCGCGATTGGATCGGTGATGCGCTATCTGGTGGGCATCGGTGCGGGCAGGGCGTTCGGCACGGATTTCCCGTGGGGGACGCTCATCATCAACATCACCGGGTCGTTCGTGATGGGTGTTTTCGCCGGACTGTTCGCCGTGCGATGGAATCTGCCGCAGGCGGCGCGCATTTTTCTCACCGTCGGGATTTGCGGCGGTTACACCACGTTCTCGACCTTCTCGCTAGACACTTTCTATCTGATCGAACGGGGCGAACTCGCCGCCACCGCCGCCTACATGGCGGGCTCGGCGCTGCTGTCGGTTGGCGCGCTGGTCGCCGCGATGCATCTGGTGCGGGGGATGGGGTGA
- a CDS encoding GNAT family N-acetyltransferase: MTDTIHAASVAGQARSPDSANAAAQPRHDTRAIPLTGISLPAWQSLAERAAEPNACYLPEWELAVNAFSPGRTHASALSCHADNGDMIGLMPAVSTLRAYQLPLPAFVTADAFPPLGTILIDRDRPDEAVSGLMQQARNSGARALILRDTPIEGAVMQAFTRVLAWNGQRPIVLKAHNRALLDATRDADALLHEALGSKKLKELRRQRNRLADTGEVVYRVATTSGDIIPALEIFLKLEASGWKGKRGTALLQNEGHLAFIRRAVRDMAAAGHCQVISLHAGDTPVAAAIVLRHLDRAIYFKLGVDERFARYSPGVQMTLDLTRQMCADPAIASVDSTADANHSMIDPIWRERLAVGDILIPLHRNDPFVPLIRGALALRRAAMVPARKAVHFIRRIKEKRS; this comes from the coding sequence GTGACCGACACCATTCATGCCGCCTCTGTCGCAGGCCAAGCCCGCTCGCCGGATTCGGCGAACGCAGCCGCGCAGCCGCGTCACGATACCCGCGCAATTCCCCTGACCGGCATTTCCCTTCCCGCGTGGCAGTCTCTTGCCGAACGCGCGGCCGAACCGAACGCCTGTTACCTGCCCGAATGGGAATTGGCGGTGAACGCCTTCTCGCCGGGCCGCACTCACGCCAGCGCACTGAGTTGCCATGCGGACAATGGCGACATGATCGGCCTGATGCCGGCGGTCTCCACTCTGCGCGCTTATCAGTTGCCGCTGCCCGCGTTCGTGACCGCCGATGCCTTTCCGCCGCTCGGCACCATCCTGATCGACCGCGACAGGCCCGATGAAGCCGTCAGCGGCTTGATGCAGCAGGCCCGCAACAGCGGCGCGCGCGCACTCATCCTGCGCGATACACCGATCGAGGGCGCGGTGATGCAGGCGTTCACGCGCGTGCTCGCATGGAACGGTCAGCGCCCCATCGTTCTGAAAGCGCACAACCGTGCGCTGCTCGACGCCACCCGCGATGCCGACGCATTGCTGCACGAGGCGCTCGGCTCCAAGAAGCTGAAAGAGTTGCGACGCCAGCGCAACCGGCTCGCCGACACCGGCGAGGTCGTCTATCGCGTCGCCACGACTTCCGGCGACATCATTCCCGCGCTGGAGATTTTCCTCAAGCTCGAAGCCAGCGGCTGGAAAGGCAAGCGCGGCACCGCGCTTCTCCAGAACGAAGGCCATCTTGCTTTCATTCGCCGCGCGGTGCGCGACATGGCGGCAGCCGGTCATTGTCAGGTGATCTCTTTGCATGCGGGCGACACGCCGGTGGCGGCGGCAATCGTGCTGCGCCATCTCGACCGTGCGATCTATTTCAAGCTCGGCGTCGATGAGCGCTTCGCCAGATATTCGCCGGGGGTGCAGATGACGCTGGACCTGACCCGGCAGATGTGCGCCGACCCGGCGATTGCCTCGGTCGATTCCACCGCCGACGCCAACCACTCCATGATCGACCCGATCTGGCGCGAACGCCTCGCCGTCGGCGACATCCTGATCCCGCTTCACCGCAACGACCCGTTCGTGCCGCTGATCCGCGGCGCGCTGGCGCTGCGCCGCGCCGCGATGGTGCCGGCGCGCAAGGCCGTGCATTTCATTCGACGCATAAAGGAAAAACGCTCATGA
- a CDS encoding JmjC domain-containing protein has protein sequence MNAASHVAPVITAPNDSLTHDFPLRPFAIRHMLAGHPLLTLPRIAKLASDMPRDLIEYNSGAASITQDPDKVQTVDLDPVEIVNRIETAGAWMVLKRIEKSPEYRALLEDTLLSVARARGFDSLEDAGFSQIEGYLFVSSPNSTTPFHLDGEDNFFVQIHGDKTFAIFDNRDGAIADNAQVEYCTTKHRNLRYDDGFKPRGVEYHLVGGDGCYVPYQWPHWVRTAGTYSISMAVTWKTPEVRRLNDLHTFNSMLRGLGLPQAAPGQNAAWDGVKLAFFRTVRGLVEPLRKSETMRRVLRRIALGKNANYYLKT, from the coding sequence ATGAACGCCGCCTCTCATGTCGCGCCCGTGATTACCGCCCCGAACGATTCGCTGACCCACGACTTTCCGCTGCGGCCGTTCGCGATCCGCCACATGCTGGCCGGGCATCCGCTGCTGACGCTGCCGCGCATCGCGAAACTTGCCTCGGACATGCCGCGCGACCTGATCGAGTACAATTCGGGCGCAGCCAGCATCACTCAGGACCCCGACAAGGTGCAGACCGTGGATCTCGATCCGGTCGAAATCGTCAATCGCATCGAGACGGCAGGCGCATGGATGGTGCTCAAGCGCATCGAGAAGTCGCCGGAATACCGCGCGCTCCTCGAAGACACCCTGCTGTCGGTCGCCCGCGCGCGCGGGTTCGACAGCCTTGAGGACGCGGGCTTCTCGCAGATCGAGGGTTACCTGTTCGTGTCTTCGCCGAATTCCACCACGCCGTTCCATCTCGACGGCGAGGACAATTTCTTCGTGCAGATCCACGGCGACAAGACCTTCGCCATCTTCGACAACCGCGACGGCGCCATCGCCGACAACGCTCAGGTCGAATACTGCACCACCAAGCACCGCAACCTGCGTTACGACGACGGCTTCAAGCCGCGCGGCGTGGAATATCATCTTGTCGGGGGCGACGGCTGCTACGTGCCCTATCAGTGGCCGCACTGGGTCAGGACGGCGGGCACGTATTCGATCTCGATGGCTGTCACCTGGAAGACGCCCGAGGTCCGCCGCCTGAACGACCTGCACACGTTCAACTCGATGCTGCGCGGGCTGGGCCTGCCGCAGGCCGCCCCCGGCCAGAACGCGGCGTGGGATGGCGTCAAGCTCGCATTCTTCCGCACCGTTCGCGGGCTCGTCGAACCGCTGCGCAAATCGGAGACGATGCGCCGCGTGCTGCGCCGGATCGCGCTCGGCAAGAACGCCAATTATTACCTGAAGACCTGA
- a CDS encoding Flp family type IVb pilin, whose protein sequence is MKTFKRFLLDQSGATSIEYAIIAGGLSIVIIVAVNGIGSALNGKYEMIRAAMP, encoded by the coding sequence ATGAAAACCTTCAAACGCTTCCTTCTGGATCAGTCCGGCGCGACATCGATCGAGTATGCCATCATCGCTGGAGGGCTTTCGATCGTTATCATCGTGGCGGTCAATGGCATTGGCTCGGCGTTGAACGGCAAGTACGAGATGATCCGCGCCGCCATGCCGTAA
- a CDS encoding SET domain-containing protein, giving the protein MPVISPNKPYRVGRSKTGLGLFATKPIKKGTKIIRYYGPMLDCRKKKDDAVENKYLFQINNRWTIDGSVRKNIARYINHACRPNAESDVNSRKRTVHIRAIKNIAPGEEINYDYGTEYFKEYLKPIGCKCAACEKKRAKQRAEARAEKAKEKLKARKKAAKAKPAKAKPATSKASKAKVSKAKTSVGAKSARSSSRRTSEYARAVTSGARPGPQPESTARASRGTSLRSGGVTA; this is encoded by the coding sequence ATGCCCGTTATCTCCCCGAACAAGCCTTATCGCGTCGGACGCTCCAAGACCGGACTCGGTCTGTTCGCCACCAAGCCGATCAAGAAGGGCACCAAGATCATCCGCTATTACGGTCCCATGCTGGACTGCCGGAAGAAGAAGGACGACGCGGTCGAGAACAAGTACCTGTTCCAGATCAACAACCGCTGGACCATCGACGGCTCGGTCCGCAAGAACATCGCCCGCTATATCAATCACGCCTGCCGGCCGAATGCGGAATCCGATGTGAACTCCCGCAAGCGCACGGTTCATATCCGTGCCATCAAGAACATCGCGCCGGGCGAGGAGATCAACTACGATTACGGCACCGAGTATTTCAAGGAATACCTCAAGCCGATCGGGTGCAAGTGCGCGGCCTGCGAGAAGAAGCGGGCGAAGCAGCGCGCGGAGGCTCGCGCCGAAAAGGCGAAGGAGAAGCTGAAGGCGCGGAAGAAGGCGGCCAAGGCGAAACCCGCCAAAGCCAAGCCCGCCACAAGCAAGGCGTCCAAAGCCAAGGTCTCCAAGGCCAAGACCTCTGTTGGTGCAAAATCGGCTCGCTCCTCAAGCCGCCGGACATCCGAGTATGCCCGCGCGGTGACGAGCGGCGCGCGTCCCGGCCCGCAGCCCGAAAGCACGGCGCGCGCGTCTCGCGGCACCTCGTTGCGCAGCGGCGGCGTCACCGCCTGA
- a CDS encoding multidrug effflux MFS transporter, protein MSSRSYARNAIVLGLLSAVGPFAIDMYLPALPSIATDLKASTAATQMTLMAFFMAFGVCQLIYGPLSDVIGRKPPLYAGLALFIVGSIGCALAPTVEWLIAARVVQGIGAAAGMVIPRAIIRDLHTGNEATRLMSLVMLVFSVSPILAPVTGSALIVPFGWRAVFVAVMIAAVLAFALIFVFLPETRLHHQRLEANVRSVLRGFSHLLADPRFLGLTFIGGFGMASFFAFLASSSFIYIGHYGLTPTQYSFGFSINAFGFIGASQFAATLGRKFGLSRVVMTAAAIYTFFALLLLGVTLAGVDSLAVLVALLFMSFAFLGLVIPTTMVLTLEEHGPIAGIASSLAGTLQMVAGGVVIALASLFFDGHPLPMVTIIAVCACCALTLSFVTLRRDALAPQPAE, encoded by the coding sequence GTGTCCTCGCGAAGCTACGCCAGAAACGCCATCGTGCTGGGCCTGTTGTCGGCTGTCGGTCCGTTCGCGATCGACATGTATCTGCCGGCGCTGCCCTCGATCGCGACCGACCTGAAGGCTTCCACCGCCGCGACGCAGATGACGCTGATGGCGTTCTTCATGGCGTTCGGCGTGTGCCAGTTGATCTACGGACCGCTGTCGGATGTGATCGGCCGCAAGCCGCCGCTTTATGCCGGGCTGGCGCTGTTCATCGTGGGCTCAATCGGCTGCGCGCTGGCGCCGACCGTCGAATGGCTGATCGCCGCGCGCGTGGTGCAGGGCATCGGCGCCGCGGCAGGCATGGTCATTCCGCGCGCCATCATTCGCGATCTGCACACCGGCAACGAGGCGACGCGCCTGATGTCGCTGGTGATGCTGGTGTTCAGCGTCTCGCCGATCCTCGCGCCGGTTACCGGCAGCGCGCTGATCGTGCCGTTCGGCTGGCGCGCGGTGTTCGTCGCGGTGATGATCGCGGCGGTGCTGGCGTTCGCGCTGATCTTTGTCTTCCTGCCGGAGACGCGGCTGCACCATCAGCGGCTGGAGGCGAACGTGCGCAGCGTGCTGCGCGGGTTCAGCCATCTGCTGGCCGATCCGCGTTTTCTCGGCCTCACTTTCATCGGCGGCTTCGGCATGGCGAGCTTCTTCGCGTTTCTCGCCAGTTCCTCGTTCATCTATATCGGCCATTACGGCCTGACGCCGACGCAATACAGCTTCGGCTTCTCCATCAACGCCTTCGGCTTCATCGGCGCGTCGCAGTTCGCCGCGACGCTCGGCCGGAAGTTCGGCCTGTCGCGGGTGGTGATGACGGCGGCCGCGATCTATACGTTTTTCGCGCTGCTGCTGCTCGGTGTGACGCTGGCGGGGGTGGACAGCCTCGCGGTGCTGGTGGCGCTGCTGTTCATGAGCTTCGCGTTCCTCGGTCTCGTCATCCCCACGACCATGGTGCTGACGCTGGAGGAGCATGGTCCCATCGCGGGCATCGCGTCGTCGCTGGCCGGGACGTTGCAGATGGTGGCGGGCGGCGTGGTGATCGCGCTGGCCAGCCTGTTTTTCGATGGCCATCCGCTGCCGATGGTGACGATCATCGCCGTCTGCGCCTGCTGCGCCCTGACGCTGAGTTTTGTGACGCTGCGGCGGGACGCGCTGGCGCCGCAGCCCGCCGAATAG
- a CDS encoding Spy/CpxP family protein refolding chaperone → MRHFFKIALVAFAVLTAMAVTADARPRGGGGGGHGGGVHMGGGRGGGAHFGGGGRAFHGGGARFGGAHFGGGRAFHGGGRHFSGARFGGPRHFGGVRQFHGSRRAGVSRSFARPGRTHNVGRAASRGSRNAARAASQRAGIAATANRAARMNSPRANAVRQGLRSRSVNGALRNRNALRNPAARTALVAAAATAGWHGHRHGWWRHGHGGYGWVGPLFWPFAYYDLYDYGLWGYDYGPAFWDYGYGDIYAGLFSPYGYDSLSGYMPARRTTAPAGGSGNQAVQTQPSDDDQLAQMCGADSGDIAGLPIDKIQQAISPNDEQRAALDELGDASVKAAQTIRAACPTALPLTAPARLAAMEQRIEAMKSAIGIIQPAMEKFYGLLNDDQKAKLVAMSPREKQGGKDTASSDGSCGITSLSDAVAWPTDEISKRLQPSDAQKVKLTALQDATFKAADSLKATCRPSTALTPPARLAAASDRLDALLGAVKSVHAALDDFYGTLSDEQKAQFEAIGPDRSGSQQQTSSEDAEDRPAQRTSRGRRHHRHGIHGVDSVLRHIITIVR, encoded by the coding sequence ATGCGACACTTTTTTAAAATCGCCCTTGTGGCATTTGCTGTCCTGACCGCCATGGCTGTAACGGCCGACGCGCGCCCCCGTGGCGGCGGCGGAGGAGGACATGGCGGCGGCGTTCATATGGGCGGCGGTCGCGGTGGTGGCGCGCATTTTGGCGGCGGAGGTCGTGCCTTCCATGGTGGCGGTGCGCGTTTTGGTGGGGCGCATTTCGGCGGCGGCCGGGCTTTCCACGGAGGAGGCCGTCATTTCAGCGGAGCCCGGTTCGGGGGGCCGCGTCATTTCGGCGGCGTGCGCCAATTCCACGGAAGCCGCCGCGCCGGGGTCTCTCGTTCATTTGCAAGGCCAGGCAGAACTCACAATGTCGGCCGCGCCGCCAGCCGCGGCTCCCGGAATGCCGCGCGCGCGGCGTCGCAGCGCGCCGGGATTGCCGCGACCGCGAACCGCGCGGCGCGAATGAATTCGCCCCGGGCAAATGCCGTGCGTCAGGGATTACGCTCGCGTTCGGTCAACGGCGCGCTTCGGAATCGCAATGCATTGCGCAATCCGGCTGCGCGTACGGCGCTGGTCGCAGCCGCGGCGACGGCCGGGTGGCATGGCCACCGCCACGGCTGGTGGCGCCATGGTCATGGCGGCTATGGCTGGGTCGGACCGCTGTTCTGGCCGTTCGCTTATTACGACCTCTATGACTACGGCCTGTGGGGCTATGATTATGGCCCGGCCTTCTGGGATTACGGCTATGGCGACATCTATGCCGGGCTGTTCTCGCCTTACGGTTACGATTCGCTGAGCGGCTATATGCCCGCGCGCCGGACGACAGCGCCTGCCGGTGGCTCCGGCAATCAGGCCGTGCAGACGCAGCCGTCCGACGACGACCAGTTGGCCCAGATGTGTGGCGCCGACAGTGGCGACATCGCCGGCCTGCCGATCGACAAGATCCAGCAGGCAATCTCGCCGAACGATGAGCAGCGCGCGGCGCTCGATGAACTGGGTGATGCATCCGTGAAGGCGGCTCAGACCATCCGCGCGGCCTGTCCGACGGCGCTTCCGCTCACCGCGCCTGCGCGGCTCGCGGCCATGGAGCAACGGATCGAGGCGATGAAGTCGGCGATCGGCATCATCCAGCCGGCGATGGAGAAGTTCTACGGCCTGCTCAATGACGACCAGAAGGCGAAGCTTGTTGCGATGTCGCCGCGCGAGAAGCAGGGCGGCAAGGACACGGCTTCGTCCGATGGAAGCTGTGGCATCACCTCGCTCTCCGATGCGGTCGCCTGGCCGACCGACGAGATCAGCAAGCGCCTGCAACCCAGTGACGCGCAAAAAGTGAAATTGACCGCGTTGCAGGACGCGACCTTCAAGGCCGCGGATTCGCTGAAGGCGACCTGCCGCCCCTCCACCGCGCTGACCCCGCCCGCGCGGCTTGCGGCGGCGAGCGATCGCCTTGATGCGCTGCTCGGCGCGGTGAAATCGGTGCATGCCGCGCTGGATGATTTCTACGGCACGCTGAGCGACGAACAGAAGGCACAGTTCGAGGCCATCGGCCCGGACCGCTCCGGCAGCCAGCAGCAGACCAGCAGCGAGGATGCGGAAGATCGGCCCGCGCAGCGCACGTCGCGCGGGCGGCGTCACCACCGCCATGGCATTCATGGCGTGGACAGCGTGCTGAGGCACATCATCACCATCGTTCGTTAA